In Capsicum annuum cultivar UCD-10X-F1 chromosome 7, UCD10Xv1.1, whole genome shotgun sequence, one genomic interval encodes:
- the LOC124885807 gene encoding uncharacterized protein LOC124885807 has translation MGGSSVNVISAYALKVGLDKEKKKEFWEVLDGVVKSISSTEKLFVGGDFNGHIRSLLRGCIREIARELLGVSRGRSSKYRGDWWWNEEVKRKVDSKKVAYDKLVGSKDDEERQKNKEEYNVARREAKLTVTTAKIVAFKSLYLVLEEKGRDKKLYRMAKARERRARDLYQVNYIKEEDGIVLGKDALIREM, from the exons ATGGGAGGGTCTTCGGTGAACGTTATTAGTGCCTACGCCTTGAAAGTGGGTTTGgacaaagagaagaagaaggaattcTGGGAGGTTTTAGATGGGGTGGTGAAGAGCATCTCGAGCACTGAGAAGCTTTTTgtgggaggggatttcaatgggcatattagGTCTTTATTGAGAGG TTGCATTAGGGAGATCGCTAGAGAGCTtttgggtgtctcgagaggtcgATCTAGCAAATATCGaggagactggtggtggaacgaagaggtTAAGAGAAAGGTGGACTCTAAGAAGGTTGcttatgataagttggttgggagcaaggatgatgaggaaaGGCAGAAAAATAAGGAGGAGTATAACgtagctagaagagaggctaagttaacGGTTACGACAGCTAAGATAGTAGCTTTTAAGAGTTTGTATTTGGTTTTAGAAGAGAAAGGcagagataagaagttgtataggatgGCAAAGGCCAGGGAGCGGAGGGCTCGTGACCTTTACCAAGTGAATTACATCAAAGAAGAGGATGGTATAGTATTAGGTAAGGATGCCCTCATTAGAGAAATGTGA